A part of Acipenser ruthenus chromosome 12, fAciRut3.2 maternal haplotype, whole genome shotgun sequence genomic DNA contains:
- the LOC117416664 gene encoding P2Y purinoceptor 12-like, whose translation MDLTESSESLSNYTNLTEVDSRCIRDNAVHRVVFPVLYTILFIVGISLNSLAAWVFFQIPSKSNFIIYLKNIVVADLLMTLTFPFKILRDSKLGPEYLKIIVCQVTSVVFYFTMYISIILFGLISIDRYQKTVSPFKNAKTLSLQCVKVLSAAIWAFMFFLSLPNMILIKQEHVSEHFKCASLKTEFGLKWHEVVNYICQIIFWGNLAVVTFCYVLITKELYNSYTRTKSTNKKGRKTVKMNVFLVLAVFFICFVPYHFSRIPYTMSQTRDMFQCSLKIALFQMKESTLWLSSLNSCLDPLIYFFLCNSFRKSLFKTLNLTFFRRFSTRKKAQKRSTEETPLEPTSI comes from the coding sequence ATGGATCTCACAGAAAGCTCAGAGAGTTTATCCAACTACACAAACCTTACTGAAGTGGACAGCAGGTGTATAAGAGACAATGCTGTACACCGGGTGGTATTCCCAGTGCTCTACACAATTCTCTTCATTGTGGGGATTTCACTAAACAGCCTGGCTGCCTGGGTGTTCTTTCAAATCCCCAGCAAGTCCAACTTCATCATCTATCTGAAGAACATTGTGGTCGCCGACCTTCTCATGACCCTGACCTTTCCCTTTAAGATCCTCCGTGATTCCAAGCTGGGGCCTGAATACCTTAAAATAATCGTCTGCCAGGTGACCTCTGTGGTTTTTTACTTCACCATGTACATCAGCATCATACTCTTCGGGTTAATAAGCATCGACCGCTATCAGAAAACAGTGAGCCCGTTTAAAAATGCCAAAACATTGAGTTTACAATGTGTGAAAGTCCTGTCAGCAGCCATCTGGGCCTTTATGTTTTTCCTTTCCCTACCAAATATGATTCTGATAAAACAGGAGCACGTTTCTGAACATTTCAAATGTGCTTCCTTGAAAACAGAGTTTGGGTTAAAGTGGCACGAAGTCGTGAACTATATTTGTCAGATTATTTTCTGGGGTAATTTAGCTGTAGTTACTTTTTGCTATGTTTTaatcactaaagaactgtataaCTCATACACCAGAACCAAAAGCACTAACAAAAAGGGTaggaaaactgtcaaaatgaatgtatttctaGTTTTAGCAgtcttttttatttgctttgtgcCATACCATTTTTCACGTATCCCCTACACCATGAGCCAGACGAGAGACATGTTTCAGTGCTCACTCAAGATCGCCTTGTTTCAAATGAAGGAAAGCACACTATGGCTGTCCTCTCTCAACTCATGCCTTGATCCCCTGATCTACTTTTTTCTCTGCAATTCATTCAGAAAGTCcctttttaaaacactgaatctaACTTTCTTCAGGCGCTTTTCAACCAGAAAGAAAGCACAGAAACGCTCCACTGAAGAGACTCCTCTTGAACCTACTTCTATCTAG